From a region of the Thermosipho melanesiensis BI429 genome:
- a CDS encoding uracil-xanthine permease family protein: MVEFENTFDVYQSIGGWKKIVLALQHFLAMFGATVLVPLLTGLDPLVALFTAGLGTLVFHLITKRIVPVFLGSSFAYITPILLVKEKTGDLSYATGGIVFAGGVYLFFALLIKLIGVKKIKKLFPPVVTGPMIMVIGLSLSPVAINMASENWLISTVVIITIILSTTVFKGFFNLIPILVGVTVGYSFSTFTGNVDFSPISNSSFISIPKFILPKFELSSILLIAPVAIATFMEHIGDITTNGAVVEKNFLENPGLHRTLIGDGIATMIAGFLGGPANTTYSENTGVLALTKVYDPSVLRVAAIFAIFMSFFSKFGSILQTIPTPVIGGVSLILFGMIASIGVRTIVNEKVDFSKPKNLIVSSLILTIGIGGASVKIGSIELKGLALAAIIGVIANLIIPEKK, translated from the coding sequence ATGGTAGAATTTGAAAACACATTTGATGTTTATCAAAGTATTGGTGGTTGGAAAAAGATAGTTTTAGCTCTACAACATTTTCTTGCAATGTTTGGAGCAACGGTACTTGTTCCCCTTTTAACTGGTTTAGATCCTCTTGTAGCCCTCTTTACCGCAGGATTAGGTACCTTGGTCTTTCACCTCATCACCAAAAGAATAGTTCCTGTTTTTCTAGGTTCAAGCTTTGCTTATATAACACCAATCTTATTAGTAAAGGAAAAAACAGGAGACTTAAGTTATGCAACTGGCGGAATCGTGTTTGCTGGTGGAGTTTACCTTTTTTTTGCATTGCTTATTAAATTAATCGGTGTAAAAAAAATTAAAAAACTCTTCCCACCAGTTGTAACAGGTCCTATGATAATGGTAATAGGTCTCAGTTTAAGTCCCGTTGCAATTAATATGGCATCAGAAAATTGGCTAATTTCAACAGTTGTAATAATTACAATTATACTTTCCACAACGGTTTTTAAAGGTTTTTTTAACCTAATACCTATTTTGGTAGGCGTAACTGTAGGATATTCATTCTCAACATTTACAGGAAATGTTGATTTTTCACCTATTTCAAATTCCTCTTTCATTTCCATACCAAAATTCATACTTCCAAAATTTGAACTATCTTCCATTCTATTAATAGCACCTGTTGCCATTGCAACATTTATGGAACACATTGGTGATATTACCACAAATGGTGCTGTTGTAGAAAAAAACTTCCTAGAAAACCCGGGACTCCATAGAACATTAATTGGTGATGGGATAGCAACAATGATTGCTGGTTTTTTAGGTGGTCCTGCAAATACAACGTACAGTGAAAACACTGGTGTACTTGCCTTAACTAAAGTATATGATCCTTCAGTTTTAAGAGTTGCTGCTATATTTGCCATTTTTATGTCCTTTTTCTCAAAATTTGGTAGTATCTTACAAACTATTCCAACTCCGGTAATTGGAGGAGTAAGCTTAATACTATTTGGTATGATAGCATCCATTGGAGTAAGAACAATAGTAAATGAAAAAGTAGATTTCTCCAAGCCAAAAAATCTAATTGTCTCTTCTCTAATACTTACAATAGGCATTGGTGGAGCAAGTGTTAAAATTGGTTCTATTGAACTAAAAGGATTAGCACTTGCCGCAATTATAGGTGTAATTGCAAATTTAATAATTCCTGAGAAAAAATAA